Below is a window of Camelus bactrianus isolate YW-2024 breed Bactrian camel chromosome 7, ASM4877302v1, whole genome shotgun sequence DNA.
AAAAGATTCTTATAGgaaaagtttaacatttttatgtatgATCCCATTGACTAAAAAAGTATCTGGAATGTTAATGGCTGAGTCTGTTTTCAACACTGTTTATATAAAGAAATGGTGGAATTCTTGACACTTCTGGACAAAATTAGTGAGTGGACAGAAATTAATTAGCAAAGGGGGAAATTAATATTAATCTCAAAATTCTATATGCCATTGTCTTGGAATAATCAAGACTCAGCTACATCTGAGAAGAGttaaaagaactaaaggaaatcagAAGCTACAACTGAAAAATCATAATCTTGCATGCTTTCAACTgatggcatttaaaaattatacaactGGATTTACTTGCTATATACATAAACTATTGTTTGGAATTAGAAACAAAAGTACCACTTACATCCACAGAAGTACCAGAATCATACTCAGATTTGTAAAAGAGGCACAATATTCATGCAACTAGTTGTTTGTGAAATTTCTAATGGGTAATAGAACAAAATCCCCATGAACACAGTACCAATGTGTAGCGAATTATACCAATTAAGCAGCTCAAATTCATAAGGGTAAAGACCCAATATCCCTAAATTTCTAAGCATTCATCTCAGTGTTAACTGGTTTCCTCTAAAGGTTACCCCATTAGAAGAGAGATTTTAGTTGCTCCTCCCTCTTCAATACATCATCATACTTTCAGAGGTGAAAAGGGAACAATTTAACTTCTTTTATCACTTTTGCCCATTCTCACAAATCTGATATAGTGTTATTACAGTGTCTAGGCTAAGGAAGGTGCTCCAAAGGATCCAACAAATTTGAATTTCTAGGTTTCAGAATATGGCTGCTATTGTACAATAAGCCTGGCTGCTAGAAAGCCATGTCTCTGGGTGAAACACATTCCTGGATAAATGACTGAGAAGTGAAGACCAGCTGCCAGTGAAGTCAGACTGTTCTCGAATTGTCAGATAACAATCTGATCTTCTCTATTGAATTAAATTGGTATGGGACCAGATCTCATACTTTTCATGTATCCTTTATAGCACCTAGTAAAGTATTGGGCAAAGATATATGCTCAAAGAAATAATCAGTGATGGGGCAGGAACTGAATCAAAGGTGAATGTGGTCATattgaagccatacttcacacaTCACTCAAAAGGCAGTGACCAGAATAAATCTCTAATGTTGTCACCAAAGAAAAGATGTTTCTTCCCTACCAATAAATTCTTGTCTAAGGGAGAACAAACCACTCggacctttttatttctttcgcTTAGTCACTAAGAGATATACATCGGCATGAGTACTACTTAGTGGATGGTATctggaaaaaaagtttttctgcCTCAGAGGAAGCACCAGTCCATCACATGGCACATTTTAATTCTAATAATACAACTTATAGAaccattaactttaaaaattatgttaaatgtTATCCATACTAATAGATATTTTAAGTGTTAGGCTTATTCTCTCTGACATTacttaaattacattttatttttaaacacaggCATGAGGTAGAAGATAAGGAACtcacaaaagaaaatcatcttcaaaataccaaactctattcaatacaaTTAGCCCCGAGAAAGAAGTGAGAAAAGTTATAGCCTTAAGCTGGTAGACTGGCTACTGTTAAAATATTGCCCTtacctgaaaaaaatttcttaaatttgaaaTTGCCCTTCTTTCCCAATTTAAGGTATTATAGAAAATGGGCAATACACATTCTGAAATAGTCATAAAGATTGCATACAACAGCTCCTCTTAGCAAGCATTTTTTACTGTACTATGTTGCTCTACATCACGTCAAATGAGATACCAGTACTTTCCCCTAAATAACTGACCAGATATCAAATGGAGGTTAAAAATCCTTCTAGCATAAGAAGCAAGATAAAAGGAATgattcacatttaaaataatgtacttTTCATAAAAACTAGCAGCACTTTATTCTACTAAGACATACAAATTTGGCTTCATTGAATGgttagaaacaaaggaaaatgtatACAGGCCCAAAAGAGCTCCTTGCACAAGGAAAATGTGAGGCTACAAGCTTGCTTTAACAACTACTTCCCCATTAGGTGGTGTGTGAAACTACTGGAATGTCGATTTCGATGGCAGAGAGGCGGGAGCGTGCTGAATAGGGCTGTGAGTAAGTATGCATACTGGGAGGATGGGAGTACAGTGGTTGCCagaaaggagaaggcagagaTTTGCATGCGCAGTACCAAATAAACAGTAGAAGGGAAGTCATAAACAGGCCCCCAGCACTAGCGATAGTGACATACACTGCATAGTCAAACGTAAAGACTGGCTCAAACTTCTTGTTCAGGTGGATGTTGTAAAAGATGACCCAGATGGATGGGGAGAGGCTCACAgtacctgccagggaaaacagcAGCCCGGCCACCAGGTGACATCCTGCACTATTGACCAGACACTTGGCCAGTTTGATGTTGGGCACGGAGGACCTGAAGGCAGTGTTACACATTCCAATCAGGCAGAGCAGCAGGGCACCCATTGCGATCAGGATGCTGAGGGGCAGGGCAAACTGTAGGACCCGCAGGTCCAGCTGGTCAACTGATGAGTACCACGTAGTGTCGTACATCAGGCAGTCATTGCCCCCGTCGTATCGGGCACACTTCACCCACAGGCCTGTGTAAACGGTCAGGTTCTTCTCGTTTCTGTTGAACGTGATCAGTCGTAATTTTCTCCAGTTGGGAAGCAGAGTCCCCGCAAAGAGGCCTGCAACTGAGGCGATTCCACACAGGAAGGAGAGGACTGTCGCTGCATGGACATCCCGACAGCCCATGGCAGGCAGGCTTGTGCAGTGTGGTCAGTCAGACTAGGGGGTGACACACAAGAGGACACATCATGAGGGGGCaacagcagagcaggaagggtggTGCTGACTGGTAACACAACCAGTGACATCAGTGCAAAGAGGGAAATCCTGTCCCTTGTCTCCTCTCCATTTAACAGTatgaatgtatataaaataagcacATGTGCATGTGACCTCAGAgcgcaggtgcacacacacacactaggttACCACTGACCCGGTCATACAGCAACTACAGTCTTCACACATGAGTATTTTCTTCTCAGCAAATCAGAGGAACaaccaaaataatttcaaattctcTTACCATCACATCTGAAATTCTCTCAGTTGTCAATAATCACTCATTCAACACACACATATCAAGCATTTTGATGTGTCAGAAACTCAAATATACAGTGTCAGAGCACTCATCAACCATCAACCACAAACGACACAAATTTGGCCTCAAATGCTcttgcaaatgtaaaatgagaCTAGCACGTAGCTGAGGTGAAGGCGACAGATAAGAGACAAAGGTGAAGGGAAAGCAGCACTACAGGGCAGCAGAGTGGCTGGGGGCAGACTCTGAGCCCAACTGCTTGGGTTCTGTTCCCCACTTCCCCACTTAGTAGCCAAGTGACAAGACCTTGGGTCAGCAACAATACTTccatgtgcctcattttcctcatctataaaacaggaagaGTAACTGTGCCTACCTCACAAGGTTCTTCTAAGGATTCAATGAGTTAATATAATGTCAAGTGCTCATAAATACATCTAGTGCCATGCAAGTGTGATATGAGTGTTAACTCAGTGCTTAGCCTCCTGGACCAGTTCAAAGAACATTTGTTGCATAAACgttaaataagaaaaagcaaatatcGCATTCCTATATACCAGACATACCAGATAACTACAAAATGTAAACAGGCTCTTCTCCAATGAGTtagtcaaatgaaaaaaaaaagaaaaaacaaacaaaaacaacaacaaaaaaaaaataccaaaggtCCCTGAAGTGATTCTGCCCAACTACTTCCTGGGTGAGTCAAGATGACTGGTGTGCTCTTCAGGTTATTAATTAACTATTGGTTATTGGTTATTATACTAACATACTATTATTGGTTAGTCTACTTTACTGCTCATATAAGATGAACGCAAAGATTTCTGAAGTAATGACAACCTATCTCTATTAATGCTattataaggaaaagaaaaaaagtagccaGGCCTTTCTCTCATCTCAAATTAAAAGGCTGTATTCTTTTTCTGACGAATTATAAAATCAGTACCTTATTCAGCCTTTTTTCTTCAAGAGTTTGAAACTCAAATGTATTTTTCCTGCCTTCTATCATGCCTCCCATGAGGCAACAGAACAGACGACTTTAATAAGATAACATGTTTGCTTCTTTTAGTCTGATCATGACAAAGGAGCAAGGTTGAAAATACTGTTATTTCTGGATACCCTATGTGTTTAGAGAAACTATTGTCATTTGCAGAGTCAAATATCATCTGCTGAGATGGTGGAGTAGCATTCCTAGGAGTTAAGGGGTCAGAAAGAAGACCATGATCAAAATGCTAGGAAACCGAATTGACTGAGTTGACTTGATTCTCAAATGTGTTCAAATGGGAGGGCACAATGTTCTTTAGAAAACAATGTATCTGTATATTTAATCCAATCATGTGAACCAGGAATAAATTTAGTAGCAGAAAATACATAGGCATGTGTACATACctatatagacacatatataagTGTGCAATAGAAAAACCAGAGTTTAAGTACAAGTgaccattttttttaagtcctcaAGTTAAGCACAACTAGTTCTGAGTTTCTCCATTAATAGTGGTTTACTACTTGTTTATCATGTTGTCTTCTGTCAATATTGCCAGAAGTAGCAACTGTTTTAAGAAAATGTTATGGATGAAAACACTTGAAACAGAGGAATTATAAtcctaatttattttcttcctgaaaatgtTATATACTTAATTTTAGCAACCAACCCCTTGGTCCAGCAATGGAAACTGGTGCAGGTTTGAGAACGCTGATGCTGGAAAAGGCAACTACTGATGTCAGTCTCCAGAATTCAGCTTCCTGTTGGTTTCTGCTCATTTGCCTGTCTCCCCAGGATACTGTGAGCAATTTgcacagtggctggcacacaAGTCATTTTAGGAATATTTGAATAAACAAATACTGGGCCCTGATCCAAGACCGCAGCAACTCACAAAGGCAGGCTATTGATGCAGAACTGGACAAGGAAGTAGCCATGACTAagcaatcattcattcaacaggtatttacTGCAAAAATTCTGTTAGGCCCTTAGAGGGACACTGAGGCCATTAAGATCTGGACCTTGACCCAGTGTGTTCACAGTCAGACGGAGGGAAAGAATATGCTTTTTATGAGAACTCAAAATGCTGACAGTGAATCAGGTATCTGATTACCATATATCAAGTGATTATTGTTAGGTACTAAGCAAAGTGACCCAGTAAGACACCAGTTCATAAAAATACATCATTCAGGGTTAGAGAAAAACTGAGCAATGAAAGAGAATGATGGTTTAATCAATGATCTGACGATATAAGAAAAAGGTTCCTTTGGTTTCTTTCAAACGTTCAGAACACCTTCAGATAACCCACAGAGTCCTAACCCATTCAcaattccttcttcctttcagcAATAGGGGACAAATACTTGGGAGTATCAATATAAGTAAGATTTCTCTAATCAAGCTGCCCTGTACCCCTGATTTCTACAACACAAACGGAATGAGAAACAAGATCAGGGTGAACGacttattaataaataaacttcTGTATTCTTAGCCTATGGACTATCAGACAACACCAATAAACAGAGATAGGCCAATATTTATTTCAGTGTCAAGTGTGTTCAAATTTATCCTGCATCAAATCAATACAAGTGTTTTATCAGTCCCTTGAATTTGTTTCTGCTGGAGTATTCTTAGCTTAGATCCCAGAGATTAACTAAAAGTCCTATTTAGAGAGTCAACAAGTATACCAAAGCATTTTTCAGAAGGGAAATACTACTAATCTCGATGTAACTAAATTTCAACCTCAGAGCTGGAATTAATGTCCTTGCTCTTTGTAACTTTCTTTGGCTGCTTTACTTTTTATGTCCTGCTTTTAACTCCACATATGTATGATGTGATAGTAAGTAGTATATCTCACTAGAAGGATGAAGTAAAATTTTATAGAGATAGTTGGGAGAATGAGTATGTTTAGTGATTCAAAACTAAAAGATAATGCTTTTATCTCTTGGATTAGGATCTGTTCATATCGGGAGGGTAAGAAGACCTCTACTCTTGAGCTACACCAATTAATTTTGAATCTGGAATAATTTTTTGCAAATGTACATCCAATCATGTCACTACATTCTCACCATTCAGTGGCTTCCTATTTTCCTCAGGATAAAGTTTCTAAACTTTCAAATCCTTCCCACAGTTTCCAAAGTTTCAAATCCCACCATCTGGTTCCTGCCAAATTCTCAATCTCTTTATTGTGTCACTCTCCCACCTTACATACTACAGTCTATGTAGCCATACtgcttttcttttcagcttctcaaattttgatttttcatttggCTAAGAGCTTTTACTCATGTTGTTCTTCCTCCTGGAACTTTCTTAATCCCATTTTATTCTCTGCTTAGCTGACACATACTCATCTTTCTAGTTTCCAGGGAGGCTGGTCCTaagcctcccctctccctgcccacccttcACCTTCCCCCTGCCCCTAGTTACACACTCTGGTTGCacctttgtatttttaatttggtaGCACTGATTATGCTTATATTCCTTGTTTAGTGTTTATCTTTCCCACCAGACTGTAAATTCCAGGAGGACAGAGGGccttctgttttattcactgtccAACACTGGCACACAGAAGACATTcaattatttgttaaatgttaaatgaatgaacagacaaACAAATGGAAGGTCCATATGAGTATGGTCAGGACACACAGTTACAAATCTGCTCTAGTATTAGTTCCACTCATTTCATTCATCCATATCTTGTGTTCTGAAGCCTCCAAGCTTCTTCTAGAATGTGTTCCTGTTCCCATCTTTATTGGCCAAAgtctctctcatttttaaaaataaagtccattttcTTCCCCCAGAAACTTCCCAAGAAAGGTAAGGCCATCCCCAGGTATTTATATACAGCCTATACTTTTAGAAACACATATCTCAGTTTGGTGACACTGGTTAACTTCCACAGTGGTTAGAGTCAATCAATCATGACCGTGTTGATTCTTATGTTTTCAACTTAACAGGTATGTTACGTAATGGCCCCTCGCCATTAACAGTGATTCACATATCAAATTAATGTTTGCATATCAAAgttaatttattatatttgtattttttcttttaaaaatattttttccaatgaGGGAAAAAGTAAACATCTTTTTGCCTTATGAAAACCCCTCCTTAGTCCCTAAAAATGTGCAAGGCTAAGAACATATGTTAACCATCTGAGGAGCATCCATGAACACTAGCTGAGCGCCAGCCTTGAGCCAGGTCATATATACAGATGTATGGGCTTGTTTCCACCTAGGAGGCAGCTTGGCATTGTAGCCCAGGCAACCCAAGACCCAAATGCCAGTcataaac
It encodes the following:
- the CLDN12 gene encoding claudin-12, encoding MGCRDVHAATVLSFLCGIASVAGLFAGTLLPNWRKLRLITFNRNEKNLTVYTGLWVKCARYDGGNDCLMYDTTWYSSVDQLDLRVLQFALPLSILIAMGALLLCLIGMCNTAFRSSVPNIKLAKCLVNSAGCHLVAGLLFSLAGTVSLSPSIWVIFYNIHLNKKFEPVFTFDYAVYVTIASAGGLFMTSLLLFIWYCACKSLPSPFWQPLYSHPPSMHTYSQPYSARSRLSAIEIDIPVVSHTT